Proteins encoded together in one Sylvia atricapilla isolate bSylAtr1 chromosome 2, bSylAtr1.pri, whole genome shotgun sequence window:
- the LOC136374875 gene encoding olfactory receptor 52I2-like translates to MASDPFNRSSFSFILVGVPGLEAFPTCLGILFCSAYVLAVVGNGAVLLVLGLDRALQAPSHRLLAMLALTDVLMVSSVVPKMLGVLWLGSAEIGAAACFVQMFLVHTLTAVESGVLLAMAADRYVAVCHPLRYQGVLGGPAVTRLGLAVVLRAVLAVAPLSGLVTALPYCGPRVVPHSYCEHMAVAGLACASARPSRLYSLAGSSLIVGTDLALIAVSYGMILRAALAKESCRRALSTCGCHLSVVLLYYVPGIISIFCQHFSGTVSAGTQVLLADLYLAVPAVLNPLVYSLRSRQIRTALLRALRPSSGCA, encoded by the coding sequence ATGGCTTCCGATCCCTTCAACAGgagctccttctccttcatccTGGTGGGTGTCCCTGGCCTGGAAGCTTTCCCCACCTGCCTGGGCATCCTTTTCTGCTCGGCCTACGTCCTGGCCGTGGTGGGGAACGGGGCAgttctgctggtgctggggctggaccGGGCGCTGCAGGCGCCCAGCCATcgcctgctggccatgctggcgCTCACCGACGTGCTGATGGTGAGCTCCGTGGTGCCCAAGATGCTGGGCGTGCTGTGGCTGGGCTCCGCCGAGATCGGCGCCGCGGCCTGCTTCGTGCAGATGTTCCTGGTGCACACCCTGACGGCCGTGGAGTCGGGCGTGCTGCTGGCCATGGCCGCCGACCGCTACGTGGCCGTGTGCCACCCGCTGAGGTACCAGGGCGTCCTGGGCGGCCCCGCGGTGACACGGCTGGGGCTGGCCGTCGTGCTGAGGGCCGTGCTGGCCGTGGCGCCGCTGTCGGGGCTGGTGACGGCGCTGCCCTACTGCGGGCCCCGCGTGGTGCCGCACTCCTACTGCGAGCACATGGCCGTGGCCGGCCTGGCCTGCGCCAGCGCCCGGCCCAGCCGCCTCTACAGCCTGGCAGGCTCTTCCCTGATCGTGGGCACGGACCTGGCTCTCATCGCCGTGTCCTACGGGATGATCCTGAGGGCAGCGCTGGCCAAGGAGTCCTGCCGCAGGGCCCTGAGCACCTGCGGGTGCCACCTCAGCGTGGTGCTGCTCTACTATGTCCCCGGCATCATCTCCATTTTCTGCCAGCACTTCTCTGGCACCGTGTCCGCGGGCACACAGGTGCTGCTGGCGGACCTGTACCTGGCCGTGCCCGCCGTGCTCAACCCGCTGGTGTACAGCCTGAGGAGCCGGCAGATCCGCACGGCTCTGCTCAGGGCGCTCCGGCCCAGCAGCGGCTGTGCCTGA